The following are encoded together in the Arcobacter aquimarinus genome:
- the panB gene encoding 3-methyl-2-oxobutanoate hydroxymethyltransferase, translating into MSIIKSDFEKMNISKIKKAKNNKKLTVITAYDALFAKLFEEIADMILVGDSLNMSFAGRPDTLSATLEQMIYHTNAVCSGAKKAFVILDMPFGTYINKDIALTNAVKVYSQTNAAAIKIEGGEDKADIIKHLTSNSIAVMGHIGLMPQYVRSEGGYRVRGKTKEDEEQLIRDAIAVEKAGAFSIVVEGVMSDVAKKITEAVNIPIIGIGAGNVTDGQVLVWSDMLGFFEEFKPKFVRHYLNGAELVKEAVNQYRSDVQDSSFPSKEEEY; encoded by the coding sequence ATGAGTATTATAAAAAGTGATTTTGAAAAAATGAATATCTCTAAAATTAAAAAAGCTAAAAATAATAAAAAACTAACAGTTATTACAGCCTATGATGCACTTTTTGCAAAACTTTTTGAAGAAATTGCTGATATGATTCTTGTAGGCGATAGTTTAAACATGAGTTTTGCAGGTCGTCCTGATACTCTTTCAGCAACTTTAGAACAAATGATTTATCATACAAATGCAGTTTGTTCAGGAGCAAAAAAAGCTTTTGTAATTTTAGATATGCCTTTTGGAACTTATATAAATAAAGATATTGCTCTTACAAATGCTGTGAAAGTTTATTCTCAAACAAATGCAGCTGCTATTAAAATAGAAGGAGGAGAAGATAAAGCTGATATTATCAAACATTTAACTTCAAATTCTATTGCTGTTATGGGACATATTGGACTTATGCCTCAATATGTAAGAAGTGAAGGTGGATATAGGGTTAGAGGGAAGACTAAAGAAGATGAAGAACAGCTTATTCGTGATGCGATTGCAGTTGAAAAAGCTGGTGCTTTTTCTATTGTTGTAGAAGGTGTTATGAGTGATGTTGCAAAAAAAATCACTGAAGCTGTAAATATTCCTATTATTGGTATTGGAGCAGGAAATGTAACAGATGGTCAAGTTTTAGTTTGGTCAGATATGTTAGGATTTTTTGAAGAGTTTAAACCAAAATTTGTAAGACATTACCTAAATGGTGCAGAACTTGTAAAAGAAGCTGTAAATCAATATAGAAGTGATGTACAAGACTCTAGTTTCCCTTCAAAAGAGGAAGAGTATTAA
- the ruvB gene encoding Holliday junction branch migration DNA helicase RuvB, with amino-acid sequence MERLVEVESVSFEEDNNEVSLRPSNWDDYIGQEKIKKNLRVFIDASKKRKEALDHILFYGPPGLGKTTLSYLISNEMNTNIKVTAGPMIEKSGDLAAILTNLEEGDILFIDEIHRLSPAVEEILYPAMEDYRLDIIIGSGPAAQTVKIDLPRFTLIGATTRAGMLSNPLRERFGMHFRMQFYTHEELAKIIQKAAVKLGKNCEDDAALEISKRSRGTPRVALRLLRRVRDFSEVENEKYIHIKRCQYALDELGVNESGFDEMDINLLELLISNRGKPMGLSTIAAALSEDEGTIEDAIEPYLLANGYIERTARGRVASVKTYEMFRLSYPQSMKLDDDTKQGKLF; translated from the coding sequence ATGGAGCGATTAGTAGAAGTTGAATCTGTATCTTTTGAAGAAGATAATAATGAAGTAAGTTTAAGACCCTCAAATTGGGATGATTATATAGGTCAAGAAAAAATCAAAAAAAATTTAAGAGTTTTTATTGATGCTTCTAAAAAAAGAAAAGAGGCTCTTGACCACATTTTATTTTATGGACCTCCGGGACTTGGGAAAACTACTTTATCATATCTTATTTCAAATGAAATGAATACAAACATAAAAGTTACAGCTGGTCCTATGATAGAAAAAAGTGGAGATTTAGCTGCAATTTTGACAAATCTTGAAGAGGGAGATATTTTATTTATCGATGAAATTCATAGACTCTCTCCTGCTGTTGAAGAGATTTTATATCCAGCTATGGAAGATTATCGACTTGATATTATAATTGGTTCAGGACCAGCTGCACAAACTGTAAAAATAGATTTACCAAGATTTACTCTAATTGGAGCAACTACAAGGGCTGGAATGCTTTCAAATCCATTAAGAGAGAGATTTGGGATGCACTTTAGAATGCAATTTTATACCCATGAAGAACTTGCAAAAATTATTCAAAAAGCTGCAGTTAAACTTGGTAAAAATTGTGAAGATGATGCTGCGTTAGAGATTTCAAAAAGAAGTAGAGGAACACCAAGGGTTGCATTAAGATTACTTAGACGTGTTAGAGATTTCTCTGAAGTTGAAAATGAAAAATATATTCATATAAAAAGATGTCAATATGCTTTAGATGAACTAGGAGTAAATGAAAGTGGATTTGATGAAATGGATATAAATTTACTTGAATTACTAATTTCAAATAGAGGAAAACCTATGGGTCTTTCTACAATTGCGGCAGCTCTTAGTGAAGATGAAGGAACAATTGAAGATGCAATTGAGCCTTACTTACTTGCAAATGGTTATATAGAAAGAACTGCACGTGGAAGAGTTGCTAGTGTAAAGACTTATGAAATGTTTAGATTATCATACCCTCAAAGTATGAAACTTGATGATGATACAAAACAAGGAAAACTATTTTGA
- a CDS encoding AI-2E family transporter encodes MKTSYFLISIAIVTIFFMIELFNPFLKSITVAILLTIATSTLTIYLEKRISSRALATSIITIGLAALFFLPILYCIFSFANFFNQVEQQTLIKSLNEIKSFIEQLFSDFLFLNEFFSNISSRIDIGKIVQNMFSFGAFLGKNSLKFMVDMILILIFFFFFTLYSTPISSFIKDLLPLKKEDSIILFCESSNVMTIVLYSILVTAILEGFLFGFFVSIFGYDGLLFGVLYGFASLIPVIGGVIMWLPIVIYEASTNSLSNAIIIALYSIIVISIIADTFVKPMIIKYINRRIIKTPTSINELLIFFSIVAGLSTFGFWGMIIGPAMVTFFISIMHLLKKYNDDFKENAS; translated from the coding sequence TTGAAAACTAGCTATTTTTTAATTTCAATAGCAATTGTTACAATTTTTTTTATGATTGAACTTTTCAATCCTTTTTTAAAATCAATAACTGTTGCTATTTTATTAACTATTGCTACTAGTACTTTAACAATTTATTTAGAAAAAAGAATTTCTAGCCGTGCATTAGCAACTTCAATTATAACTATAGGATTAGCAGCTCTTTTTTTCTTACCTATTCTATATTGTATTTTTTCATTTGCAAATTTCTTTAACCAAGTGGAGCAACAAACTTTGATTAAAAGTTTAAATGAAATAAAATCTTTTATAGAACAATTATTTTCTGACTTTCTCTTTTTAAATGAATTTTTTTCAAATATTAGTTCACGAATTGATATAGGTAAAATTGTTCAAAATATGTTCTCTTTTGGTGCTTTTTTAGGTAAAAATTCATTAAAATTTATGGTTGATATGATATTAATTCTAATATTTTTCTTCTTTTTTACTCTTTACTCAACACCTATTTCAAGTTTTATAAAAGATTTATTGCCCTTAAAAAAAGAAGATTCAATTATACTATTTTGTGAATCATCAAATGTTATGACAATAGTTTTATACTCTATATTAGTGACGGCCATATTAGAAGGATTTTTATTTGGATTTTTCGTATCAATTTTTGGTTATGATGGACTTTTATTTGGAGTTTTATATGGATTTGCTTCATTAATTCCTGTAATTGGAGGAGTAATTATGTGGCTACCCATAGTAATTTATGAAGCTTCTACAAACTCTTTATCAAATGCAATCATTATTGCTTTATATTCTATTATTGTGATTTCAATTATTGCAGATACTTTTGTAAAACCAATGATTATAAAATATATTAATAGAAGAATAATAAAAACTCCTACAAGTATAAATGAACTTTTAATTTTTTTCTCAATAGTTGCAGGTTTATCAACATTTGGTTTTTGGGGAATGATTATAGGTCCAGCAATGGTAACATTCTTTATATCTATTATGCATTTACTAAAAAAATATAATGATGATTTTAAAGAGAACGCATCTTAA
- a CDS encoding ferredoxin-thioredoxin reductase catalytic domain-containing protein encodes MIKKIDTNSEEFQIEFELTKQFTDKVLKEHNLTYNPDDEVNESIQMGLTRNKIIYGKRFCPCFMVIGQTPQEQQETGENRLCPCVPALTKEIPSKGSCHCGIFCTKEEAQNIMKENHLHDAIATHDGLNKNECEKLLQKDEINSTELEALIDARNAGVIKFNLVDTREWMEWVGSRIKGTDYLIPTTSFYQAIEQVNNQKDIATVVYCHSGSRSAYCQRIMLNLGFKSVTNLDYGISSYGGERERGDI; translated from the coding sequence ATGATAAAAAAAATTGACACAAATAGTGAAGAATTTCAAATTGAATTTGAATTAACAAAACAATTTACTGATAAAGTATTAAAAGAACATAATCTAACATATAATCCTGATGATGAAGTTAATGAATCAATTCAAATGGGATTAACAAGAAATAAGATAATTTATGGAAAAAGATTTTGCCCATGTTTTATGGTTATTGGACAAACACCTCAAGAACAACAAGAGACTGGTGAAAATAGACTTTGTCCATGTGTTCCTGCTCTAACAAAAGAAATACCATCTAAAGGTTCATGTCATTGTGGAATATTCTGTACAAAAGAAGAAGCACAGAATATTATGAAAGAGAATCATTTACATGATGCTATTGCAACTCATGATGGTTTAAATAAAAATGAGTGTGAAAAGTTATTACAAAAAGATGAAATAAATTCAACAGAATTAGAAGCTTTAATTGATGCCAGAAATGCAGGTGTGATTAAATTTAATTTAGTTGATACAAGAGAATGGATGGAGTGGGTTGGCTCAAGAATTAAAGGAACAGATTATTTAATTCCTACAACATCATTTTATCAAGCAATAGAACAAGTTAATAATCAAAAAGATATTGCAACGGTTGTTTATTGTCATAGTGGAAGTAGAAGCGCATACTGTCAAAGAATAATGTTAAATTTAGGTTTTAAATCAGTAACAAATCTTGATTATGGAATTTCTTCTTATGGTGGAGAAAGAGAAAGAGGAGATATTTAA
- a CDS encoding VF530 family DNA-binding protein, protein MNNNPNNPLHGVKLESILNKLVNYYGWEELGYKINIRCFNFEPSINSSLKFLRKTPWARQKVEKLYLNTFS, encoded by the coding sequence TTGAATAATAATCCAAATAATCCACTTCATGGTGTGAAATTAGAATCAATTTTAAATAAATTAGTAAACTATTATGGTTGGGAAGAGTTGGGATATAAAATTAATATAAGATGTTTTAATTTTGAACCTTCAATAAATTCTAGCCTTAAATTTTTAAGAAAAACACCTTGGGCAAGACAAAAAGTTGAGAAATTATATTTAAATACATTTTCTTAA